Proteins encoded by one window of Myxocyprinus asiaticus isolate MX2 ecotype Aquarium Trade chromosome 35, UBuf_Myxa_2, whole genome shotgun sequence:
- the LOC127425963 gene encoding uncharacterized protein LOC127425963: protein MTDTSKTGWGAVCNGHAAAGLWTGLRLHWHINCLELLAILLTLQRFRPLIQGKHVLVQTDNTTMVAYVNRQGGLRSRCMSQLTRRLLLWSQQHLKSLQATHIPGNLNTTVAAPSQQVTHRGEWRLHLQVVQLIWSRFDRHRCTCSPPKNPPHCPLWYALTEASLGIDALAHSWSPGIRKYAFPPVSLLAQTLCKVREDEEHVILVSTLLARPDMVLGPHAPRDSSPLANSPEEGPSFSGKGHHPAPTPRPLESPCLAPGRDAEDLSCLPPAMVDTFTQARAPSTRRLYALKWRLFTKWCSSRREDPQRCADRSVLSFLQERLEGRLSPSSLKVYVAAIAAQHDTVDGKSLGKHDLIIRFLRGARRLNLSRPCLVPSSDLCSSSGSTESPL, encoded by the coding sequence atgacagacacctccaaaacaggctggggcgctgtttgtaatgggcacgcagccgccggcctctggacgggtctgcgactgcattggcacatcaactgcctcgagttactggcaattctgctcaccctgcagaggtttcggccgttgatccagggcaagcacgtgttagttcagacagacaacacgacaatggtagcatatgtcaaccgccaaggtggtttgcgctctcgttgtatgtcacaactcacccgccgtctcctcctctggagtcagcagcacctcaagtcactgcaagccactcacatcccgggcaacctcaacactacggtggccgcgccgtcacaacaggttacccacaggggagagtggagactccaccttcaggtggtccagctgatttggagtcgattcgacaggcacaggtgcacctgttcacctcccaagaatcctccccactgcccgctctggtatgccctgactgaggcctccctcggcatagatgcactggcacacagctggtcccctggcattcgcaaatatgcgtttcccccagtaagcctgcttgcacagaccctgtgcaaggtcagggaggacgaggagcatgtcatcctggtaagcaccctactggcccgcccagacatggtgctcggacctcacgctcctcgtgacagctcccccctggcaaattcccctgaggaaggaccttctttctcagggaaggggcaccatccggcacccacgcccagacctctggaatctccatgtctggcccctggacgggatgcggaagacctaagctgtctcccacctgcgatggtagacacgttcactcaggctagggctccctctacgaggcgcctgtatgccttgaagtggcgtctgttcactaagtggtgttcttcccgtcgggaagacccccagagatgcgcagacagatcagtgctttccttcctgcaagagaggttggaagggaggctgtccccttcctccttgaaggtgtacgttgctgccatagcagcacagcacgacacagtcgacggtaagtccttaggaaagcatgacctgatcatcaggttcctaagaggcgccaggaggctgaatctctccaggccgtgcctcgttccctcatcagacctctgtagttcttcagggtctacagagagccccctttga